Proteins encoded by one window of Chondromyces crocatus:
- a CDS encoding SUMF1/EgtB/PvdO family nonheme iron enzyme yields MRLPLLALVLAPTLTLACSGAAPEPVNNPPPSAKPTPPVAMATPPGTASTPAPLASTDPTAAPTAPTASTPATPPEPEGPSACPANMKLVEGEYCTEVEHTCKQSWFDKSNKKTVCEEFEPKARCVGQKVKKRYCIDTYEWPNVKGERPEVMNRFHQAQMKCAAVGKRMCSESEWTFACEGPEMKPFPYGYVRDAKKCNGDHPWDGPNMKAVAKRDPKELARLWRGVPSGTQPECISDFGVADLPANADEVVSTEQPKNSRRGDFDSVHSGGPWYKGVRNQCRPKIYTHDEDFYYYFLSFRCCGEADGKPTDPRTQRQIEEGWTLQKVERRAGFTLNAIQEKLELKKQGKCDCSERDILCKTMCGTLLGPGAVDATH; encoded by the coding sequence ATGCGCCTCCCGCTGCTCGCCCTCGTCCTCGCCCCCACGCTGACCCTCGCCTGCTCCGGCGCTGCGCCCGAGCCCGTGAACAACCCGCCTCCCTCGGCGAAGCCGACCCCGCCCGTGGCCATGGCCACCCCGCCGGGCACCGCGAGCACCCCGGCGCCCCTGGCGTCGACCGACCCCACCGCGGCGCCCACGGCGCCCACCGCGAGCACCCCCGCCACCCCGCCCGAGCCCGAAGGCCCGAGCGCGTGTCCCGCGAACATGAAGCTCGTCGAGGGCGAGTACTGCACCGAGGTCGAGCACACCTGCAAGCAGAGCTGGTTCGACAAGTCGAACAAGAAGACCGTCTGCGAAGAGTTCGAGCCGAAGGCCCGCTGCGTCGGCCAGAAGGTGAAGAAGCGCTACTGCATCGACACCTACGAATGGCCCAACGTGAAGGGCGAGCGCCCCGAGGTGATGAACCGCTTCCACCAGGCCCAGATGAAGTGCGCCGCCGTCGGCAAGCGCATGTGCAGCGAGTCCGAGTGGACCTTCGCCTGCGAAGGCCCCGAGATGAAGCCGTTCCCCTACGGCTACGTGCGCGACGCCAAGAAGTGCAACGGCGACCACCCCTGGGACGGCCCCAACATGAAGGCCGTAGCCAAGCGCGACCCCAAGGAACTGGCGCGGCTCTGGCGCGGCGTGCCCAGCGGCACCCAGCCCGAGTGCATCAGCGACTTCGGCGTCGCCGACCTCCCCGCGAACGCCGACGAGGTCGTCTCGACCGAGCAGCCGAAGAACAGCCGCCGCGGCGACTTCGACAGCGTGCACAGCGGAGGCCCCTGGTACAAGGGCGTCCGCAACCAGTGCCGCCCCAAGATCTACACGCACGATGAAGACTTTTATTACTACTTCCTGAGCTTCCGCTGCTGCGGCGAGGCCGACGGCAAGCCCACCGATCCGCGCACGCAGCGGCAGATCGAGGAAGGGTGGACGCTGCAGAAGGTGGAGCGGCGCGCCGGCTTCACGCTGAACGCGATCCAGGAGAAGCTCGAGCTGAAGAAGCAGGGCAAGTGCGACTGCTCCGAGAGGGACATCCTCTGCAAGACGATGTGCGGCACGCTCCTCGGCCCTGGCGCAGTGGACGCGACGCACTGA